From the Ruania alkalisoli genome, one window contains:
- a CDS encoding DUF3566 domain-containing protein, whose protein sequence is MSEQTPRPTTPPVRTSTKTFQPGERRAPSVQPSRVDMPTQQQPATVPPAGGQSQPQPAQSQQPSQGRQQHGARQGDSSATPGRAAGAASASESKVDSGPRRVRLAISRVDPWSVMKLSFLLSIAIGIGIVVATAVVWGVLNSMGVFSQVQSLIDEVGAMAQFGGLLEYVEFSRVISVATVIAIVDVILLTALATLGAFIYNLVAAMVGGLHLTLTDD, encoded by the coding sequence ATGAGCGAGCAGACTCCGCGGCCGACCACACCTCCGGTGCGCACCTCCACGAAGACCTTCCAGCCCGGTGAGCGACGCGCACCGAGCGTGCAGCCGTCGCGCGTGGACATGCCCACCCAGCAGCAACCGGCAACGGTTCCTCCGGCTGGTGGTCAGTCGCAGCCACAGCCGGCTCAGTCGCAACAGCCCTCGCAGGGCAGGCAGCAGCATGGCGCACGGCAGGGCGACTCCTCGGCAACCCCTGGTCGGGCAGCCGGGGCCGCGAGTGCGAGTGAGTCGAAAGTCGACAGCGGCCCGCGCCGGGTACGGTTGGCGATCTCCCGCGTGGACCCGTGGTCGGTGATGAAGTTGTCGTTCCTGCTCTCCATCGCGATAGGGATCGGGATCGTCGTCGCCACTGCGGTGGTGTGGGGTGTACTGAACTCCATGGGCGTGTTCTCCCAGGTTCAGAGCCTGATCGATGAAGTCGGAGCGATGGCCCAGTTCGGAGGTCTGCTGGAGTACGTCGAGTTCTCCCGGGTGATCTCGGTGGCGACCGTGATCGCGATCGTAGACGTCATCCTGCTGACAGCCCTGGCCACCCTCGGCGCGTTCATCTACAACTTGGTGGCGGCCATGGTCGGCGGGTTGCACCTGACCCTCACCGACGACTGA
- a CDS encoding DLW-39 family protein produces the protein MKKVLVLVVVAVGGFLAWRKIAEEQANRDVWSEVTDPLP, from the coding sequence ATGAAGAAGGTGCTCGTCCTCGTCGTGGTGGCCGTGGGAGGTTTCCTCGCGTGGCGCAAGATCGCCGAGGAGCAGGCCAACCGCGACGTCTGGTCCGAGGTCACCGATCCGCTTCCGTGA
- a CDS encoding DNA cytosine methyltransferase — MDQTVGDPRATFRYIDLFAGIGGFAAALEGFGGECVYSVEIDEAAAQVYERNWGHSPLGDITRDSNDVVMNVPAHDLLAAGFPCQPFSKSGAQRGMDEARGTLFWNIMKIIQAHHPTMVLLENVRNLAGPRHRHEWDVIIASLRDEGYRVSEQPAVFSPHLLPLELGGRPQVRERVFISATFDPDGVLDGVPALPPLPNLTLRGPEEWDLIADLPVDLDFHADSIQLSSNEVEWIDAWEDFVVTMWKHIQRATPEGARAALPGFPIWADHWVKVEDLDGWIAGGPTPYRPVAALPSTWVEVPRWKQNFLRKNAAFYTRFKAQLDLWKVRHDIERFPASRRKLEWQAQDAARLWDCVLQFRPSGIRAKRLTHLPALVAITQTSIIGPLRRRLSTREAARLQGLPDNFDFGTQSDAATYRQLGNGVSVGVVWNILRAHANRDAAILRTTDVGRVLLQALVDDAPKSPDDVLESAVVAGQRRFEESMLPVAV, encoded by the coding sequence ATGGATCAGACTGTCGGAGACCCGCGAGCTACCTTTCGCTACATCGACCTGTTCGCTGGCATCGGGGGCTTCGCAGCGGCGCTCGAGGGCTTCGGCGGTGAGTGTGTGTACTCAGTCGAGATCGACGAGGCTGCGGCCCAGGTCTATGAACGCAACTGGGGTCATTCGCCGCTAGGCGACATCACCCGAGACTCGAACGACGTGGTGATGAACGTCCCGGCGCACGACTTGCTTGCCGCCGGATTTCCATGCCAACCGTTCTCCAAGTCAGGCGCGCAGCGCGGGATGGACGAGGCTCGTGGCACCCTGTTCTGGAACATCATGAAGATCATCCAGGCCCATCACCCCACGATGGTGCTCCTCGAGAACGTCCGAAACCTCGCTGGTCCACGCCACCGACATGAGTGGGACGTAATCATCGCCAGCCTGCGGGACGAGGGCTACCGCGTCTCTGAGCAGCCGGCTGTCTTCTCGCCGCATCTCCTTCCTCTCGAGTTGGGCGGGAGGCCGCAGGTTCGCGAGCGGGTCTTCATCTCGGCAACGTTTGATCCGGACGGAGTGCTCGACGGCGTCCCGGCACTGCCCCCACTTCCGAACCTCACGCTTCGCGGGCCAGAGGAATGGGATCTGATTGCGGATCTCCCGGTTGACCTCGACTTCCACGCGGACTCGATCCAGTTGTCCTCGAACGAGGTCGAGTGGATCGACGCCTGGGAGGACTTCGTCGTAACGATGTGGAAGCATATTCAGCGCGCGACGCCGGAAGGAGCGAGAGCAGCGCTGCCGGGATTCCCCATCTGGGCTGACCACTGGGTGAAGGTTGAGGACCTCGACGGTTGGATAGCGGGTGGCCCCACCCCCTACCGTCCCGTCGCAGCCTTGCCGTCGACATGGGTTGAGGTACCACGGTGGAAACAGAACTTCCTGAGGAAGAACGCGGCCTTCTACACGCGCTTCAAAGCACAACTGGACCTCTGGAAGGTCCGCCACGACATCGAGCGCTTTCCAGCGTCTCGTCGCAAACTTGAGTGGCAAGCACAGGACGCTGCACGGCTTTGGGACTGTGTCCTGCAGTTCCGGCCGTCCGGCATCCGCGCCAAGCGACTCACGCACCTGCCTGCGCTTGTTGCGATAACTCAGACATCGATCATCGGGCCGCTTCGCCGCCGCTTGAGCACACGGGAGGCTGCGCGTCTGCAGGGTCTGCCTGACAACTTCGACTTCGGGACGCAGAGTGACGCTGCGACCTATAGGCAGTTGGGGAACGGTGTGAGCGTAGGGGTGGTGTGGAACATACTGCGGGCACACGCGAATCGGGACGCGGCGATCCTCAGGACCACCGATGTGGGCCGAGTCCTACTACAGGCACTGGTCGACGACGCCCCGAAGAGCCCAGATGACGTCCTCGAATCTGCCGTTGTAGCTGGCCAGCGACGATTCGAGGAGTCGATGCTGCCTGTCGCAGTATAG